A single window of Longimicrobium sp. DNA harbors:
- a CDS encoding peptidase E has translation MPLLTQGQIVAFGGGGFAMEPDNPLLDDYVLGLCRRSRPRVCLIPTASGDSSAWIDRFYALFDDGRCEPTHLGLFSRGVDDLYAFLSEQDVLYVGGGNTVNLLAVWRAQGLVEVLPRVLANGTIACGVSAGGLCWFERGITDSYGPGLNPLTNGLGFLPGSFCPHFDSDSRRPHAFRSFVRESGHPGLAAEDGVGLHYVDGVLTRIVSSRPAARAWRFEPRGGEVEVGEIVPEYLG, from the coding sequence ATGCCGCTTCTCACCCAAGGTCAGATCGTCGCGTTCGGCGGCGGCGGGTTCGCCATGGAGCCCGACAATCCGCTGCTGGACGACTACGTGCTGGGGCTTTGCCGCCGCTCGCGCCCGCGCGTGTGCCTGATCCCCACGGCCAGCGGCGATTCGTCCGCGTGGATCGACCGGTTCTATGCCTTGTTCGACGACGGACGTTGTGAGCCGACACACCTCGGCTTGTTCAGCCGCGGCGTGGACGACCTCTACGCGTTCCTTTCAGAGCAGGACGTGCTGTACGTCGGTGGCGGAAACACGGTGAACCTGCTGGCGGTGTGGCGCGCGCAGGGATTGGTGGAGGTGCTGCCCCGGGTGCTGGCGAACGGGACGATCGCGTGCGGGGTGAGCGCAGGTGGATTGTGCTGGTTCGAGCGAGGGATTACCGACTCGTACGGCCCGGGGCTGAACCCGCTGACGAACGGGTTAGGCTTTCTGCCGGGCAGCTTTTGCCCTCATTTCGACAGCGACTCGCGCCGGCCGCACGCGTTCCGGTCGTTCGTCCGCGAGAGTGGACACCCGGGACTCGCCGCGGAGGACGGTGTGGGGCTGCATTACGTCGACGGCGTGTTGACGAGGATCGTCTCGTCGCGGCCCGCGGCGCGCGCGTGGAGGTTCGAGCCGCGGGGCGGGGAGGTGGAGGTGGGGGAGATCGTGCCGGAGTACCTGGGGTAG
- the rpmB gene encoding 50S ribosomal protein L28, giving the protein MAFCAVCGKGPRSGNNVSHANNKTKRVWRPNLQPARIVTDNGTHKRVRVCTSCISAGKIRKAG; this is encoded by the coding sequence ATGGCTTTTTGCGCCGTCTGCGGAAAGGGCCCGCGCAGCGGGAACAACGTCAGCCACGCGAACAACAAGACCAAGCGTGTCTGGCGTCCCAACCTCCAGCCTGCCCGGATCGTGACCGACAACGGCACGCACAAGCGTGTCCGCGTTTGCACGAGCTGCATCTCGGCTGGCAAGATCCGCAAGGCGGGCTGA
- the gmd gene encoding GDP-mannose 4,6-dehydratase codes for MKTALITGITGQDGSYLAELLLEKGYKVYGLVRRSSTVTFERIQHIQDRLELVSGDLTDQNSLFYALEESRPDEVYNLAAQSFVQTSWTQPVLTGDVTGLGVTRMLEAIRIFDRERRIRFYQASSSEMFGKVQAVPQDENTHFYPRSPYGVAKVYGHWATVNYRESYGMYAVSGILFNHESPRRGLEFVTRKVTDGAARIKLGLATELRLGNLDAQRDWGFAGDYVRAMHLMLQPDQPDDYVVATGETHTVQRLVELAFGAVGLDWREHVSLDPRFMRPAEVDLLVGDPSKAKRELGWEPEVGFEALVTMMVDADLERHRGAASTG; via the coding sequence ATGAAGACAGCACTGATCACCGGCATCACCGGCCAGGACGGAAGCTACCTGGCCGAGCTGCTGCTGGAGAAGGGATACAAGGTATACGGGCTGGTGCGCCGCAGCTCCACCGTCACCTTCGAGCGCATCCAGCACATCCAGGACCGCCTGGAGCTCGTGTCGGGCGACCTGACCGACCAGAACTCGCTGTTCTACGCCCTGGAGGAAAGCCGCCCCGACGAGGTGTACAACCTGGCCGCGCAGTCGTTCGTGCAGACCTCGTGGACGCAGCCCGTGCTCACCGGCGACGTCACCGGGCTGGGCGTCACGCGCATGCTGGAGGCCATCCGCATCTTCGACCGCGAGCGCCGCATCCGCTTCTACCAGGCGTCGTCGTCGGAGATGTTCGGCAAGGTGCAGGCGGTGCCGCAGGACGAGAACACGCACTTTTATCCGCGCTCGCCGTACGGCGTGGCCAAGGTGTACGGCCACTGGGCCACGGTGAACTACCGTGAAAGCTACGGGATGTACGCCGTCAGCGGCATCCTGTTCAACCACGAGTCGCCCCGGCGCGGGCTGGAGTTCGTCACCCGCAAGGTGACGGACGGGGCCGCGCGCATCAAGCTGGGGCTGGCCACCGAGCTTCGCCTGGGCAACCTGGACGCGCAGCGCGACTGGGGCTTCGCCGGCGACTACGTGCGCGCCATGCACCTGATGCTTCAGCCGGACCAGCCCGACGACTACGTGGTGGCCACGGGCGAAACCCACACCGTGCAGCGGCTGGTGGAGCTGGCGTTCGGCGCGGTGGGGCTGGACTGGCGCGAGCACGTGTCGCTGGACCCCCGCTTCATGCGCCCGGCCGAGGTGGACCTGCTGGTGGGCGATCCGTCCAAGGCGAAGCGCGAGCTGGGATGGGAGCCCGAGGTGGGCTTCGAGGCGCTGGTGACCATGATGGTGGACGCCGACCTGGAGCGCCATCGCGGCGCCGCGTCCACCGGCTGA
- a CDS encoding GDP-mannose 4,6-dehydratase translates to MRVLVTGAAGFAGTWLVRALLADGHTVVATRQEGHPSPADGGDVEWIPLDVTSAESVEAAVARAAPEQVYHLAGQASVAGSFSDPLGTWDVNATGTLRLARALPAEARLLVVSSAEVYGVVPEDEQPIREDRPLQPCNPYAASKAAAEMAALQAPGPVVVARSFNHTGPGQDERFALASFARQLAQIREGRGEPVLRVGNLSARRDLLDVRDVARAYVRLMNEGEAGQAYNVCSGHAVAMSDAVEQLIALSGTGARLEVDPERVRPVDVPLLCGSGARLRALGWAPEIAFRDTLAELLESHAQALRAGTAA, encoded by the coding sequence GTGCGGGTCCTGGTAACCGGCGCGGCGGGGTTCGCGGGCACCTGGCTGGTGCGGGCGCTGCTGGCGGACGGGCACACCGTGGTGGCCACCCGGCAGGAAGGCCACCCGTCGCCCGCCGACGGTGGCGACGTGGAGTGGATTCCCCTGGACGTCACCTCCGCCGAAAGCGTCGAGGCGGCCGTCGCGCGCGCCGCGCCCGAGCAGGTGTACCACCTTGCGGGGCAGGCGTCCGTCGCCGGCTCGTTCAGCGACCCGCTGGGCACCTGGGACGTGAACGCCACCGGCACCCTGCGGCTGGCCCGGGCGCTCCCCGCCGAGGCGCGCCTGCTGGTGGTGAGCTCGGCCGAGGTGTACGGGGTGGTGCCCGAGGACGAGCAGCCCATCCGCGAGGACCGGCCGCTACAGCCGTGCAACCCGTACGCGGCCAGCAAGGCGGCGGCCGAGATGGCGGCGCTGCAGGCGCCGGGGCCGGTGGTGGTCGCCCGCTCGTTCAACCACACGGGCCCGGGGCAGGACGAGCGCTTCGCCCTGGCCAGCTTCGCCCGCCAGCTCGCGCAGATCCGCGAGGGGCGCGGCGAGCCCGTGCTGCGCGTGGGGAACCTGTCCGCGCGCCGCGACCTGCTCGACGTGCGCGACGTGGCCCGGGCGTACGTGCGGCTGATGAACGAGGGGGAGGCCGGCCAGGCCTACAACGTCTGCTCCGGCCACGCGGTCGCCATGAGCGACGCCGTCGAGCAGCTGATCGCCCTGTCGGGCACGGGCGCCCGGCTGGAGGTAGACCCGGAGCGCGTACGGCCCGTGGACGTGCCGCTGCTGTGCGGCAGCGGCGCACGGCTGCGGGCGCTGGGGTGGGCGCCGGAGATCGCCTTCCGCGACACGCTGGCGGAACTGCTGGAGTCGCACGCCCAGGCGCTTCGCGCGGGGACGGCGGCGTGA
- the cobA gene encoding uroporphyrinogen-III C-methyltransferase has protein sequence MTGTVYLVGAGPGDPGLLTLRAAELIARADVLVYDALVSPAILERATAPRRIYVGKRGGEHSRTQDEINDILVELAREHRCVVRLKGGDPFVFGRGGEEALILARAGVPFEVVPGVTAGIAAPAYAGIPVTQRGMAASVAFVTGHEDPTKAETDVDWAHLARGVGTVVFYMGVGRMAENFRRLVEAGRAADTPAAAIEWGTYPRQRTVTGTLATLPDIAREAGIGAPSLIVVGEVASLRDQLAWWDRRPLSGKRIVVTRARAQASEFAAALEALGAETVQFPTVRIDPPADPEPLRRAAAGAGSFHWIVFTSANGVQHFWAALEEGGGDARSLAGVRVCAIGPATAAALKERGVRADLVPGEYVGEAAAEALLAAGPVGGLRILLPRADLARAAVPDRLRAAGADVVEVEAYRTVQDGAGADTVRRMLERGEVDAVTFTAASTVRNFVQLVGAGTGGALVASIGPVTSAAARELGLQVDVEAAEYTIPGLLAAIRERLGSQSGTA, from the coding sequence GTGACGGGTACCGTCTATCTCGTGGGCGCCGGGCCGGGCGACCCCGGCCTGCTGACGCTGCGCGCCGCCGAGCTGATCGCCCGGGCCGACGTGCTGGTGTACGACGCCCTGGTCAGCCCCGCCATCCTGGAGCGCGCCACCGCCCCCCGCCGCATCTACGTGGGCAAGCGGGGGGGCGAGCACAGCCGCACGCAGGACGAGATCAACGACATCCTGGTGGAGCTGGCCCGCGAGCACCGCTGCGTGGTGCGGCTGAAGGGCGGCGACCCGTTCGTCTTCGGGCGGGGCGGGGAAGAGGCGCTGATCCTGGCCCGGGCCGGCGTTCCGTTCGAGGTGGTTCCCGGCGTCACGGCGGGGATCGCCGCGCCGGCGTACGCGGGAATCCCCGTCACCCAGCGGGGGATGGCCGCCAGCGTGGCGTTCGTCACCGGGCATGAGGACCCCACCAAGGCCGAGACCGACGTCGACTGGGCGCACCTGGCCCGCGGCGTGGGCACGGTGGTCTTCTACATGGGCGTGGGGCGGATGGCGGAGAACTTCCGCCGCCTGGTGGAGGCCGGCCGCGCCGCGGACACCCCGGCGGCGGCCATCGAGTGGGGAACGTACCCCCGCCAGCGCACCGTCACGGGCACGCTGGCGACGCTGCCGGACATCGCCCGGGAGGCGGGGATCGGCGCCCCGTCGCTGATCGTCGTGGGCGAGGTGGCGTCCCTTCGGGATCAACTCGCGTGGTGGGACCGCCGGCCCCTGTCGGGAAAGCGCATCGTGGTCACCCGCGCCCGGGCGCAGGCCAGCGAGTTCGCGGCCGCGCTGGAGGCGCTGGGCGCCGAGACGGTGCAGTTCCCCACCGTCCGCATCGATCCGCCGGCAGACCCGGAGCCGCTGCGCCGCGCCGCCGCCGGGGCGGGGTCGTTCCACTGGATCGTCTTCACCAGCGCCAACGGCGTCCAGCACTTCTGGGCCGCGCTGGAAGAGGGTGGAGGTGACGCGCGCAGCCTGGCCGGAGTCAGGGTGTGCGCCATCGGCCCGGCAACGGCCGCGGCGCTGAAGGAGCGGGGCGTGCGCGCGGACCTGGTCCCGGGCGAGTACGTGGGCGAGGCGGCGGCCGAGGCGCTGCTGGCCGCCGGCCCCGTCGGCGGCCTGCGGATCCTTCTGCCCCGCGCCGACCTCGCCCGCGCCGCGGTTCCCGACCGGCTGCGCGCCGCGGGAGCCGACGTGGTGGAGGTGGAGGCGTACCGGACGGTGCAGGACGGCGCGGGGGCGGACACCGTCCGGCGGATGCTGGAGCGGGGCGAGGTGGACGCCGTGACGTTCACGGCCGCCTCCACCGTCAGGAACTTCGTCCAGCTGGTGGGTGCCGGCACCGGGGGGGCGCTGGTGGCGTCAATCGGACCGGTGACCTCGGCGGCGGCGCGCGAGTTGGGGCTGCAGGTGGACGTGGAGGCGGCGGAATACACCATCCCGGGGCTGCTCGCGGCGATTCGCGAGCGGCTGGGGAGCCAGAGCGGGACTGCATGA
- a CDS encoding capsule assembly Wzi family protein, protein MKTGIVVPSGVFRRGAQVRGAALLAVAVFAVPAAGQGTAADSARPAAAVPSVVLSAADTVTAVSRPDRHTGPSPLVAADHWAVRAARRAEALGWARDYLPAQAAVPRHAVADALEQAAHAAPAGAPRDLARGWLGRFVEEFPEYAARRGGAYRSGAAVHAEYLGREGRLSPTIGYSQDRQDPRPVPDLHTPRLRGEAGMGAGAFALWAEARADRRGVALPRWEALAGVGAFSLSAGSREVGFGPGVGGAVVLFPGDPLLRVEAQTARPVRLPGFLRHAGAVSMHLFTGPMRDPGRHPDQAWLWGARMAVQPHPRLTLAANRSSIFGTAAEPITAFRVARMLAGVIVHGDFENQIASFDGRWRLPTDAVLPATVYAEVGADDGAGAFDEMPGVVAGVFLPAIPALPQLALGAEYTRFAEVCCGHGPWYFNASQRGGWARLSRPLGHPLGGQGWEALGYAQAELFDSRLRVEGRAFRRERSGADLARRGGANLFAPQRAGRSTGAALDTALRLGRVDLRAGGYRDEGDGWREQWFHLGASAFIHE, encoded by the coding sequence ATGAAGACAGGGATCGTCGTTCCATCCGGCGTTTTCCGGCGCGGAGCCCAGGTCCGGGGCGCCGCGCTGCTCGCAGTGGCCGTGTTCGCCGTGCCGGCCGCGGGGCAGGGAACCGCGGCGGACTCGGCGCGTCCCGCCGCGGCGGTGCCTTCGGTCGTGCTCTCCGCGGCGGACACCGTGACCGCGGTGTCGCGGCCGGACCGGCACACGGGGCCGTCTCCCCTCGTGGCCGCAGACCACTGGGCCGTGCGCGCCGCCCGCCGCGCCGAGGCGCTGGGATGGGCGCGGGACTACCTGCCGGCCCAGGCAGCGGTGCCGCGCCATGCGGTGGCCGACGCCCTGGAGCAGGCCGCGCACGCCGCACCCGCCGGCGCGCCGCGCGACCTGGCCCGGGGGTGGCTCGGCCGCTTCGTCGAAGAGTTTCCCGAGTACGCCGCCCGGCGCGGCGGCGCATACCGCTCGGGTGCCGCCGTGCACGCCGAGTACCTGGGCCGCGAGGGGCGGCTGTCGCCCACGATCGGGTATTCACAGGACCGCCAGGACCCCCGCCCGGTGCCCGACCTTCATACCCCGAGGCTTCGGGGGGAGGCGGGGATGGGGGCGGGCGCGTTCGCCCTGTGGGCCGAAGCCCGCGCGGACCGGCGGGGCGTGGCCCTGCCCCGCTGGGAGGCACTGGCGGGTGTGGGCGCGTTCTCGCTCTCCGCGGGCAGCCGCGAAGTGGGCTTCGGCCCGGGTGTCGGCGGGGCCGTCGTGCTGTTTCCGGGCGACCCGCTGCTCCGGGTAGAGGCGCAGACGGCAAGGCCCGTGCGGCTTCCCGGGTTTCTCCGGCACGCGGGGGCCGTGAGCATGCACCTGTTCACCGGCCCCATGCGCGATCCCGGGCGTCACCCGGACCAGGCGTGGCTGTGGGGCGCGCGCATGGCCGTGCAGCCGCACCCGCGCCTGACGCTGGCGGCCAACCGGTCGTCCATCTTCGGCACCGCCGCGGAACCGATTACCGCGTTCCGCGTGGCGCGCATGCTCGCGGGCGTCATCGTGCACGGCGATTTCGAGAACCAGATCGCCTCTTTCGACGGGCGTTGGCGCCTGCCGACCGACGCGGTGCTTCCCGCCACGGTGTACGCCGAGGTGGGCGCCGACGACGGCGCCGGGGCCTTCGACGAGATGCCCGGCGTCGTGGCGGGGGTGTTCCTCCCGGCCATCCCCGCGCTTCCGCAACTGGCGCTGGGCGCCGAGTACACGCGCTTCGCCGAGGTCTGCTGCGGCCACGGGCCCTGGTACTTCAACGCCAGCCAGCGGGGCGGCTGGGCCCGCCTCTCGCGCCCGCTGGGGCACCCCCTGGGAGGGCAGGGGTGGGAGGCGCTGGGCTACGCGCAAGCCGAGCTGTTCGATTCCCGGCTGCGCGTGGAGGGCCGCGCATTCAGGCGCGAGCGGTCGGGGGCCGACCTGGCGCGGCGAGGCGGGGCCAACCTGTTTGCGCCCCAGCGCGCGGGCCGAAGCACCGGGGCGGCGTTGGACACCGCGCTGCGGCTGGGCCGCGTGGACCTGCGCGCGGGGGGGTATCGCGACGAGGGCGACGGGTGGCGCGAGCAGTGGTTCCACCTGGGGGCATCCGCGTTCATCCACGAGTGA
- the hemB gene encoding porphobilinogen synthase, protein MPSHPAYRPRRLRRTEALRAASRETSVAPGDLVLPLFAVHGAGVRRPVSSMPGVEQTSPDELLRDAEEALSLGLGGVLLFGIPERKDDGGSEGYADDGVVQRAVRLLKRELPELLVITDVCLCEYTSHGHCGVLRDGDVDNDATLPLLQRVALTHAAAGADVVAPSDMMDGRVAALRGALDAGGFAATAILSYTAKYASAFYGPFREAAESAPSSGDRRSAQMDPGNALEAVREARLDVAEGADMLMVKPALAYLDVIHRVKAETGYPVFGYHVSGEYAMIEAAAQRGWIDGPRAHEEALTCIRRAGADRVVSYYARQFARSRAGRRPGVRI, encoded by the coding sequence ATGCCCAGCCATCCGGCCTATCGCCCCCGCCGCCTGCGGCGCACCGAGGCGCTTCGCGCCGCCAGCCGCGAAACGTCGGTCGCGCCGGGCGACCTGGTGCTTCCCCTGTTCGCCGTGCACGGCGCGGGCGTGCGCCGCCCGGTGTCGTCGATGCCGGGGGTGGAGCAGACCTCCCCCGACGAGCTGCTCAGGGACGCCGAAGAGGCGCTGTCGCTGGGGCTGGGGGGCGTGCTGCTGTTCGGGATTCCCGAACGCAAGGACGACGGTGGAAGCGAGGGGTACGCCGACGACGGCGTGGTGCAGCGCGCCGTGCGGCTGCTGAAGCGCGAGCTTCCCGAGCTGCTGGTGATCACCGACGTGTGCCTTTGCGAGTACACCAGCCACGGCCACTGCGGCGTGCTTCGGGACGGCGACGTCGACAACGACGCCACCCTTCCGCTCCTGCAGCGGGTGGCGCTCACCCACGCGGCCGCGGGCGCCGACGTGGTGGCCCCGTCGGACATGATGGATGGGCGCGTGGCCGCGCTGCGCGGCGCGCTCGACGCGGGCGGGTTCGCCGCCACGGCGATCCTGTCGTACACCGCCAAGTACGCGTCGGCGTTCTACGGCCCCTTTCGCGAGGCGGCCGAAAGCGCGCCCTCGAGCGGCGACCGCCGCTCGGCGCAGATGGACCCGGGCAACGCCCTGGAGGCGGTGCGCGAAGCGCGCCTGGACGTGGCCGAGGGTGCCGACATGCTCATGGTGAAGCCCGCGCTGGCGTACCTGGACGTCATCCACCGGGTGAAGGCCGAGACCGGCTACCCCGTGTTCGGCTACCACGTCTCGGGCGAGTACGCCATGATCGAGGCCGCGGCCCAGCGCGGGTGGATCGACGGGCCCCGCGCGCACGAGGAGGCGCTGACGTGCATCCGGCGCGCCGGCGCCGACCGGGTGGTGAGCTACTACGCCCGCCAGTTCGCCCGGTCGCGTGCCGGGCGGCGCCCGGGTGTACGGATCTGA
- a CDS encoding nucleoside-diphosphate sugar epimerase/dehydratase — MLPYVLVRFRRPLIVGLHLLLIPLAYRFAFGLRFDLHVPDAVEPIFWATLPYLVGARLASFLAFGLFQGWWRHVGMRDLIDLVRAVTTSSALLLGLLFLTDQLAGFPRSVLVLDWVLALLVFGGIRFLVRAVRERHFIPWRAQRGKRTLIVGAGNAAERLLRHFHRDESDEIYPVGLVDDDPGKMRMRMHGVPVIGTTAEIPQLIRDRGIERVVIAIPSATRDEMRRIVQPCMDADVDFQIVPSMRELLDGRARLGELRPVQIEDLLGRDTVALELDGVREDLEGRVVLVTGGAGSIGSELARQVAAMEPRRLVVLDQAETPLYFAMLELVRAHPRLDIVPVVADITNEGRMESVFAEHRPDCVFHAAAYKHVPLMEDNAVEAVRNNTLGTLCVAQMAARFGADKFVLISTDKAVHPSSVMGATKRVAEQVVLGWPSLRRAGTDFRAVRFGNVLGSDGSVLPLFRRLMDAGQPLTVTHPDVTRYFMTIPEAVQLVLQASAIPEAAGRICMLDMGEPVRIVELAENLIRLSGLEPYRDVPIVFTGLRPGEKLHEELMSEHEATIPTALAKIRIVQSNEPAPDTLMPGLDRLGAAVEVGSAEDCLLGICALVPECVAPLRERGLEAAAAAR, encoded by the coding sequence ATGCTTCCCTACGTTCTCGTGCGGTTTCGCCGGCCGCTCATCGTCGGCCTGCACCTTCTCCTGATTCCCCTGGCGTACCGGTTCGCCTTCGGACTGCGCTTCGACCTTCACGTTCCCGACGCGGTCGAGCCCATCTTCTGGGCGACGCTCCCGTACCTGGTGGGGGCGCGGCTGGCCTCGTTCCTGGCGTTCGGCCTTTTCCAGGGGTGGTGGCGCCACGTGGGGATGCGCGACCTGATCGACCTGGTGCGCGCGGTGACGACGAGCTCGGCCCTGCTGCTGGGCCTGCTGTTCCTGACCGACCAGCTGGCGGGCTTTCCGCGTTCGGTGCTGGTGCTGGACTGGGTGCTGGCCCTGCTGGTGTTCGGCGGCATCCGCTTCCTGGTCAGGGCCGTGCGCGAGCGCCACTTCATCCCCTGGCGGGCCCAGCGCGGCAAGCGCACCCTGATCGTGGGGGCGGGCAACGCGGCCGAGCGCCTGCTACGCCACTTTCACCGCGACGAGTCCGACGAGATCTACCCGGTGGGGCTGGTGGACGACGACCCGGGGAAGATGCGCATGCGCATGCACGGGGTGCCGGTGATCGGGACCACGGCCGAGATTCCCCAGCTCATCCGCGACCGCGGGATCGAACGGGTGGTGATCGCCATCCCGTCGGCCACCCGCGACGAGATGCGGCGCATCGTGCAGCCCTGCATGGACGCCGACGTGGACTTCCAGATCGTGCCGTCCATGCGCGAGCTGCTGGACGGCCGCGCGCGCCTGGGCGAGCTGCGGCCGGTGCAGATCGAGGACCTCCTGGGGCGCGACACCGTGGCCCTGGAGCTGGACGGCGTGCGGGAGGACCTGGAGGGGCGGGTGGTGCTGGTGACCGGCGGGGCGGGCTCCATCGGCTCGGAGCTGGCTCGCCAGGTGGCCGCCATGGAGCCGCGCCGGCTCGTGGTGCTGGACCAGGCCGAGACGCCGCTGTACTTCGCCATGCTCGAGCTCGTCCGCGCACACCCGCGCCTGGACATCGTTCCCGTGGTGGCCGACATCACCAACGAGGGGCGGATGGAGTCGGTGTTCGCCGAGCACCGCCCGGATTGCGTGTTCCACGCGGCCGCCTACAAGCACGTGCCGCTGATGGAGGACAACGCCGTCGAGGCGGTGAGGAACAACACGCTGGGCACCCTGTGCGTGGCGCAGATGGCCGCCCGCTTCGGCGCCGACAAGTTCGTGCTGATCTCCACCGACAAGGCGGTGCACCCCTCCAGCGTCATGGGCGCCACCAAGCGCGTGGCCGAGCAGGTGGTGCTCGGCTGGCCCTCGCTGCGCCGCGCCGGCACCGACTTCCGCGCCGTGCGCTTCGGGAACGTGCTGGGCTCCGACGGAAGCGTGCTTCCCCTGTTCCGGCGCCTGATGGACGCGGGGCAGCCCCTGACGGTGACGCACCCCGACGTCACGCGGTACTTCATGACCATCCCCGAGGCGGTGCAGCTGGTGCTGCAGGCCTCGGCGATCCCCGAGGCGGCGGGGCGCATCTGCATGCTCGACATGGGCGAGCCGGTGCGCATCGTGGAGCTGGCCGAAAACCTGATCCGGCTTTCGGGGCTGGAGCCGTACCGCGACGTTCCCATCGTGTTCACCGGGCTTCGTCCCGGCGAAAAGCTGCACGAGGAGCTGATGTCGGAGCACGAGGCCACCATTCCCACGGCACTGGCCAAGATCCGCATCGTGCAGTCCAACGAGCCCGCCCCCGACACGCTGATGCCGGGGCTCGACAGGCTGGGCGCCGCCGTCGAGGTGGGCAGCGCCGAAGACTGCCTGCTGGGCATCTGCGCCCTGGTTCCCGAGTGCGTGGCGCCGCTGCGCGAACGCGGGCTGGAAGCCGCGGCGGCCGCGCGGTAG
- a CDS encoding nucleotide sugar dehydrogenase, giving the protein MSARLDDFLSRTESRDAVVGIIGLGYVGLPLAVEVARSGFRALGFDISERVVGGVAGGRSHVQDVSSEVLGAFVGEGLLSATTDFSRLAECDAICICVPTPLNKIKDPDLSFVVNASEGIARTLRPGQLVILESTTFPGTTRDVVLPILEEGGLKAGEDFFVCFSPERVDPGNPVWHTRNTPKVIGGVTAACLQAGEALYGRVFDTLVPVQSAEAAELVKVYENTFRMINIALANELAQACEKLRVDVWDVIEAAATKPFGFMKFTPGPGLGGHCIPLDPHYLSWKMRTLEFRTRMIELASEINGEMPAFVVGKVADALNDESKAVRGSDVLVLGVAYKKNIDDLRESPALDIMRLLQDKGARVSFHDPFCDAIHDDGHTPLKGLPLESQELTEERLAAADVVVVVTDHTAVDYARVAEHARLVVDTRGVMRRHPGAARVVGLSGVATPPPAALHALAGLTVVG; this is encoded by the coding sequence ATGAGCGCCAGGCTGGACGATTTTCTTTCCCGCACCGAGTCGCGCGACGCGGTCGTGGGGATCATCGGGTTGGGATACGTGGGGCTGCCGCTGGCCGTCGAGGTGGCGCGCAGCGGGTTCCGCGCACTGGGCTTCGACATCTCCGAGCGGGTGGTGGGGGGCGTGGCCGGCGGGCGCAGCCACGTACAGGACGTTTCCAGCGAGGTGCTGGGCGCGTTCGTGGGCGAGGGGCTGCTTTCGGCCACGACCGACTTTTCGCGGCTCGCCGAGTGCGACGCCATCTGCATCTGCGTGCCCACGCCGCTGAACAAGATCAAGGACCCGGACCTGTCGTTCGTGGTCAATGCGTCGGAGGGCATCGCCCGCACGCTGCGGCCGGGCCAGCTGGTGATCCTGGAAAGCACCACGTTTCCGGGCACCACCCGTGACGTGGTGCTGCCCATCCTGGAAGAGGGCGGCCTGAAGGCGGGCGAGGACTTCTTCGTCTGCTTCAGCCCCGAGCGGGTGGATCCCGGCAACCCGGTGTGGCACACGCGCAACACGCCCAAGGTCATCGGCGGGGTCACGGCCGCGTGCCTGCAGGCGGGCGAGGCGCTGTACGGGCGGGTGTTCGATACGCTGGTGCCGGTGCAGAGCGCCGAGGCGGCCGAGCTGGTGAAGGTGTACGAGAACACCTTCCGCATGATCAACATCGCGCTGGCCAACGAGCTGGCGCAGGCGTGCGAGAAGCTGCGGGTGGACGTCTGGGACGTGATCGAGGCGGCGGCCACCAAGCCGTTCGGCTTCATGAAGTTCACGCCGGGCCCGGGGCTGGGCGGGCACTGCATTCCGCTGGACCCGCACTACCTGTCGTGGAAGATGCGGACGCTGGAGTTCCGGACGCGGATGATCGAGCTGGCCAGCGAGATCAACGGCGAGATGCCGGCGTTCGTGGTGGGCAAGGTGGCCGACGCGCTGAACGACGAGAGCAAGGCGGTGCGCGGCAGCGACGTGCTGGTGCTGGGCGTGGCGTACAAGAAGAACATCGACGACCTGCGCGAAAGCCCGGCGCTCGACATCATGCGGCTGCTGCAGGACAAGGGGGCGCGGGTCAGCTTCCACGACCCGTTCTGCGACGCCATCCACGACGACGGCCACACCCCGCTGAAGGGGCTGCCCCTGGAGAGCCAGGAGCTCACGGAGGAGCGGCTGGCCGCGGCCGACGTGGTCGTGGTGGTGACGGACCACACCGCCGTCGACTACGCACGGGTGGCGGAGCACGCGCGCCTGGTGGTGGACACCCGTGGGGTGATGAGGCGGCACCCGGGCGCCGCCCGCGTGGTGGGGCTGTCGGGCGTGGCCACTCCGCCCCCCGCGGCGCTGCACGCCCTGGCGGGGCTGACCGTCGTAGGCTGA